One genomic segment of Rivularia sp. PCC 7116 includes these proteins:
- a CDS encoding chemotaxis protein CheB, with protein MSENESGVNSSISEQEQIFFVVGIGASAGGLRALEEFFEHMPTDSGAAFVVIQHLSPDFKSLMKELLERRTRMEIYRVTEAMKLQPNSVYLIPPGKNLVLENRKLHLLEQEERSRHGLNFPIDIFLESLAKNYVERAIGVILSGTGSDGTNGLRAINEAGGFAMVQEPTTAEFDGMPRTAIATGVVDRILSPQELAEVISQLVQSPNLPSEGSNNNQLELFKPHHLERIASILAQYEQTDFSHYKTTTLSRRIHRRYLISGCNNLDEFIRLLQISSQERAILRQDLLISVTQFFRDPAAWDVLEMSVIPQLVDKANPHEELRCWVTACATGEEAYSLAILFDEAVTKSDKPIRFKIFATDIDKAALEKATQGIYPLTINKNINPERLERYFLRKDNCLQVVRKLREKLLFAPHDLTKDAGFTRMDLISCRNVLIYLQSDLQQQVLRNLHFSLASKGFLFLGEAENLGYIEPEFQHIDTKNKIYQKRRDVRLNIPVKTIEKTAHQIFPFTPSRSQSESHLEPMLDKAFSAFLAKYKATCFLADREYKLFHSFNDDINILKVPFGRTTTDITKMIVADLQLPLITALHRAKQDHSSVSYTGIKVELENRESTLKLEVTYHESNKLASDFFAIVIQEDEVPHQPAGEKFEADAEASQRIMELEYELQQTRENLQAVIEELETTNEEQQATNEELTASNEELQSTNEELHSVNEELYTVNAEYQSKIGELTELNNDIDNLLRSTDIGVVFLDRDLKIRKFTPAATVAINLVEADINRPLKHITHNLNCINLIELLKAVIESQRGLDKEVKLVEEDFHLLMRINPYRLEDGKLDGVVISFIDIDEVKTIQQQIYLVNQELKASQLQLRQLNQELEERVEERTQALQKSEARLRAILSTTASIIFLKDIEGRYLLVNRQYLDSFNLTEKDILEKTDSDIFPEQIADVLLENDRQVLAKKSVLRFEEQAHTVDGKLRTYISTKAPLINSHGEVYAICGISTDISEQKETEAELREGAARERTILNIVKKIRETLNLEEIFQVTTKKIRETLKCDRVVVYQFNSDWSGEFVAESLVEGLTPFIGNQLQNTWNDTYLQETSGGRYKNHHNLAISDIDEADFSDCHREIYQQLQVKSFCIVPVFQSDKLWGLLAAYQNENSREWKEGEIRLLTQTGIQLGISIAQIDLFTQIQNQSLQLQQAKETAEAANRAKSAFIAHTSHELRTPLNAILGFAQILQNETGLSAKQQREIEVIQRSGQHLLTLINDILYVAKIEAGKLNLELTDFILSSFLDNLEAMIRIRCQQKGIEFEHLILSDLPLIVRGDETRLRQLLLNLLSNAVKFTPSGKVTFSIGYVRDFIQTKEEGWNCNKEQDNIEPDNADKIRFHVADTGIGIPQDKLEEIFLPFQQLDSHQSSQEGTGLGLSISESIVEQMGSKIYVTSTFGKGSEFWFDIDFSSPESSIDFLPVENNNPKITGYQGAKRKILIVDDLDNNREILANFLTPLGFEIIEASSGTQAIAKTEKYQPDLIILDLIMPKIDGLEVTRILRQELGWQDLPIIIVSASTLPTDESECYQAGANYFLAKPLNFQQLLKLLQQHLKLKWTTQDSFTQLSKTSKTSKTSQIKSDSESIVIPTAAELNQLLELIMEGDIREALSQIEGWQQNRPKLMSFIQQTRHLAETCQLRKLKELLKQYLKQSE; from the coding sequence ATGTCAGAAAACGAATCTGGTGTAAACTCATCTATCTCCGAACAAGAGCAAATTTTTTTTGTGGTTGGTATTGGTGCATCCGCAGGGGGACTCCGCGCTCTAGAAGAATTCTTCGAGCATATGCCAACTGATAGCGGGGCTGCTTTTGTGGTGATTCAACACCTTTCACCAGATTTCAAAAGCTTGATGAAGGAGTTGCTAGAGCGGCGTACCCGAATGGAAATATATCGGGTAACGGAAGCAATGAAACTGCAACCGAATTCGGTGTATTTGATTCCTCCCGGTAAAAACTTAGTTTTAGAAAATCGAAAGTTACATTTATTAGAGCAGGAAGAGCGCAGCCGTCACGGGCTAAATTTTCCCATAGATATCTTTTTAGAATCTTTGGCTAAAAACTATGTGGAAAGAGCGATTGGTGTAATTTTATCGGGGACTGGAAGCGATGGAACTAACGGTTTAAGGGCAATTAATGAAGCTGGGGGGTTTGCGATGGTGCAAGAACCTACTACGGCTGAATTTGATGGGATGCCTAGAACTGCCATTGCTACGGGGGTAGTGGATAGAATTTTATCACCACAGGAATTAGCTGAGGTTATTAGTCAGTTGGTACAATCGCCGAATTTACCTTCTGAAGGTAGTAACAATAATCAATTAGAGCTATTCAAGCCCCATCATTTAGAACGTATTGCCAGTATTTTGGCACAATACGAGCAAACCGATTTTTCCCATTACAAAACCACAACTCTATCCCGACGCATCCACCGTCGCTACTTAATTAGTGGCTGCAATAATCTGGATGAGTTTATTCGTCTGTTACAAATATCTTCCCAAGAAAGAGCAATTTTACGTCAGGATTTGCTGATTAGCGTCACTCAGTTTTTTCGCGATCCAGCTGCTTGGGATGTGTTGGAAATGTCGGTAATTCCTCAATTAGTTGATAAAGCTAATCCTCATGAAGAGTTACGCTGTTGGGTAACTGCTTGTGCGACTGGAGAGGAAGCTTATTCTTTAGCAATATTATTCGATGAAGCGGTAACAAAATCCGATAAACCAATTAGATTTAAAATATTTGCTACCGATATTGATAAAGCAGCATTAGAAAAAGCAACTCAAGGTATTTATCCCCTAACGATTAATAAAAATATTAATCCCGAACGATTAGAACGCTATTTTCTACGGAAAGATAATTGCTTACAGGTGGTTCGCAAACTCAGAGAAAAACTATTATTTGCACCCCACGACTTGACTAAAGATGCTGGTTTTACCCGCATGGATTTAATTAGCTGTCGTAATGTGCTGATTTATTTGCAATCGGATTTGCAACAACAAGTATTACGCAACTTACATTTTTCTTTGGCATCCAAAGGATTTCTATTCTTAGGAGAAGCAGAAAATTTAGGTTATATCGAACCAGAATTTCAACATATCGATACAAAAAATAAAATTTATCAAAAACGGCGAGATGTCAGACTGAATATTCCTGTAAAGACTATCGAAAAAACTGCCCATCAAATATTTCCTTTCACACCATCAAGAAGCCAATCAGAAAGTCATCTCGAACCAATGCTGGATAAAGCGTTTAGTGCTTTTCTAGCTAAATACAAGGCTACCTGCTTTTTAGCAGATAGAGAATATAAACTATTTCATAGCTTTAATGATGACATTAATATTTTAAAAGTACCTTTTGGCAGAACGACAACTGATATTACTAAAATGATTGTTGCCGATTTGCAGCTACCTTTAATTACTGCACTTCATCGCGCTAAGCAAGACCATTCTTCAGTTTCTTACACCGGTATAAAAGTAGAATTAGAAAATCGGGAATCTACTCTCAAGCTGGAAGTTACCTATCACGAAAGCAATAAATTAGCTTCGGATTTCTTTGCAATTGTAATTCAGGAAGATGAAGTCCCCCATCAGCCTGCGGGGGAAAAATTTGAAGCTGATGCTGAAGCTTCCCAAAGAATTATGGAACTGGAGTACGAGCTACAGCAAACTCGCGAGAATCTGCAAGCAGTCATTGAAGAATTAGAAACTACTAATGAAGAACAACAGGCTACAAATGAAGAATTGACAGCTTCTAATGAGGAGTTACAAAGCACCAACGAAGAACTACATTCGGTAAATGAAGAATTATATACGGTTAATGCTGAATATCAATCAAAAATCGGTGAGTTAACCGAATTAAATAACGATATTGATAATTTGCTGCGGAGTACGGATATTGGAGTCGTATTTTTAGACCGAGATTTAAAAATTCGTAAATTTACCCCCGCAGCTACTGTCGCAATTAACTTAGTTGAAGCAGATATAAATCGTCCTTTAAAACATATTACCCATAACCTCAACTGTATTAATTTAATTGAATTACTCAAAGCAGTAATTGAAAGTCAAAGAGGTTTAGATAAAGAAGTCAAATTAGTAGAAGAAGACTTCCATTTATTAATGAGAATTAATCCTTATCGGCTCGAAGATGGGAAATTAGATGGGGTAGTAATTTCTTTTATTGATATTGACGAAGTTAAAACAATTCAGCAACAAATTTATTTAGTAAATCAAGAACTTAAAGCTTCTCAATTGCAATTGCGTCAACTTAATCAAGAATTAGAAGAAAGAGTAGAAGAGCGCACCCAAGCTTTACAAAAATCGGAAGCGAGATTGAGAGCAATTTTATCCACCACTGCTTCAATAATTTTTTTGAAAGATATAGAAGGACGTTATCTGCTGGTTAACAGACAATATTTAGATTCATTCAATTTAACAGAAAAAGATATTTTAGAAAAAACCGATAGCGATATTTTTCCCGAACAGATTGCTGATGTACTCCTCGAAAACGATAGACAAGTATTAGCTAAAAAGTCAGTTTTAAGATTTGAAGAACAAGCTCATACTGTTGACGGTAAACTACGCACCTATATTTCTACTAAAGCACCTCTAATTAATAGTCATGGCGAAGTTTATGCCATTTGCGGGATTTCTACTGATATCAGCGAACAAAAAGAAACTGAAGCGGAATTAAGAGAAGGTGCAGCAAGGGAAAGAACTATTCTCAATATTGTCAAAAAAATTCGCGAAACTCTAAATTTAGAAGAAATATTTCAAGTTACAACAAAAAAAATACGAGAAACTTTAAAGTGCGATCGCGTTGTTGTTTATCAGTTTAACTCGGATTGGAGTGGGGAGTTTGTTGCTGAATCATTAGTAGAAGGTTTGACTCCCTTTATAGGTAATCAATTACAAAATACTTGGAATGATACCTATCTGCAAGAAACCTCTGGGGGTAGGTATAAGAACCATCATAATTTGGCTATTAGCGATATTGATGAAGCTGATTTTAGCGATTGTCACCGCGAAATTTATCAACAGTTACAAGTAAAATCTTTTTGTATTGTTCCTGTTTTTCAAAGCGATAAACTTTGGGGATTGCTCGCTGCATATCAAAACGAAAATTCCCGTGAGTGGAAAGAAGGTGAGATTCGCTTATTAACTCAAACAGGTATTCAGTTAGGTATTTCCATTGCACAGATTGATTTATTTACCCAAATTCAAAACCAATCATTACAATTACAACAAGCCAAAGAAACTGCTGAAGCTGCAAATAGAGCTAAAAGTGCTTTTATTGCTCATACTAGCCACGAATTGCGAACTCCTTTAAATGCAATTTTGGGATTTGCTCAAATTCTTCAAAATGAAACAGGTTTGAGTGCAAAACAGCAGCGAGAAATTGAGGTTATTCAACGTTCGGGGCAACATTTACTTACCTTAATTAATGATATTCTCTATGTTGCCAAAATTGAAGCCGGAAAACTTAATTTAGAATTAACAGATTTTATTTTGTCCTCGTTTTTAGATAATCTAGAAGCGATGATTCGGATTCGTTGCCAGCAAAAAGGAATTGAATTCGAGCATCTGATTCTTTCCGATTTACCTTTAATAGTACGGGGAGATGAAACTCGTTTGCGTCAACTCCTGCTCAATCTTTTGAGTAATGCGGTAAAATTTACCCCTTCAGGAAAAGTTACTTTTAGCATCGGCTATGTTCGAGATTTTATTCAAACGAAGGAAGAAGGCTGGAATTGCAATAAAGAACAAGATAATATCGAGCCAGATAACGCCGATAAAATTCGTTTTCACGTCGCAGATACAGGAATAGGTATTCCCCAAGATAAGCTAGAAGAAATCTTTTTACCCTTCCAACAATTGGATTCTCATCAATCTTCCCAAGAAGGTACGGGACTAGGTTTGAGTATCAGCGAAAGTATTGTCGAGCAAATGGGTAGCAAAATTTATGTTACTAGCACTTTTGGCAAAGGAAGTGAATTTTGGTTCGACATAGATTTTTCATCACCAGAATCTTCTATAGATTTCTTACCAGTTGAAAATAATAACCCGAAGATTACCGGCTATCAAGGAGCAAAGCGTAAGATTTTAATTGTAGATGATTTAGATAACAACCGAGAGATTTTAGCCAATTTTCTAACACCTCTGGGTTTTGAAATTATTGAAGCGAGTTCGGGAACACAAGCAATAGCTAAAACTGAAAAATATCAGCCAGATTTAATTATTTTGGATTTGATAATGCCTAAAATAGATGGTTTGGAAGTAACCCGAATTTTGAGACAAGAATTAGGTTGGCAAGATTTACCGATTATTATTGTTTCTGCTAGTACCTTGCCTACCGATGAATCCGAATGTTATCAAGCAGGAGCAAATTATTTTCTAGCAAAACCTTTAAATTTTCAACAATTATTAAAACTTTTACAACAACATCTCAAACTTAAATGGACAACTCAAGATAGTTTTACCCAGTTATCTAAAACTTCTAAAACTTCTAAAACTTCCCAAATTAAAAGCGATTCGGAATCGATAGTTATTCCCACAGCAGCAGAATTAAACCAACTGTTGGAATTGATAATGGAAGGGGATATCCGAGAGGCGTTATCTCAAATAGAAGGATGGCAACAAAATCGACCCAAATTGATGTCTTTTATCCAACAAACACGACATTTAGCCGAAACTTGTCAGTTAAGAAAACTCAAAGAATTGCTTAAACAATATCTTAAACAGAGTGAATAA
- a CDS encoding pre-16S rRNA-processing nuclease YqgF: protein MTSRNFSPSDSVILGFDPGKDKCGVAVMGLDRQLQYHEVVSSSEAISIIGDLYQKYPISLLVMGNQTTSKHWKQQIQEQLSATVNIILVDERYSSLEARDRYWVMYPPKGLTKLLPKGMRTPPRPIDDIVAILLIERYLNRLTQ from the coding sequence ATGACTTCCCGTAATTTTTCACCTTCCGATTCGGTGATTTTGGGTTTCGATCCTGGAAAAGATAAATGTGGTGTGGCTGTAATGGGGCTTGATAGACAACTTCAGTACCACGAAGTTGTTTCCTCTTCCGAGGCAATAAGCATTATTGGGGATTTGTATCAAAAATACCCAATTTCTTTGTTAGTAATGGGCAACCAAACTACATCAAAGCACTGGAAGCAGCAAATACAAGAACAATTATCCGCAACGGTAAATATTATTTTAGTAGATGAGCGTTATTCAAGTTTAGAAGCACGCGATCGCTACTGGGTAATGTACCCACCAAAAGGATTAACTAAGCTATTGCCCAAAGGAATGCGGACTCCACCACGTCCAATTGACGATATTGTGGCAATTTTGCTTATCGAAAGATACCTCAATCGTTTAACCCAGTAG
- the ntcA gene encoding global nitrogen regulator NtcA, with product MIVTQDKALANVFRQMATGAFPPVVETFERNKTIFFPGDPAERVYFLLKGAVKLSRVYEAGEEITVALLRENSVFGVLSLLTGNKSDRFYHAVAFTPVELLSAPIEQVEQALKENPELSMLMLRGLSSRILQTEMMIETLAHRDMGSRLVSFLLILCRDFGVPCADGITIDLKLSHQAIAEAIGSTRVTVTRLLGDLREKKMISIHKKKITVHKPVTLSRQFT from the coding sequence ATGATTGTGACACAAGATAAAGCCCTAGCAAATGTGTTTCGACAAATGGCAACTGGAGCTTTTCCACCAGTTGTAGAAACATTTGAACGCAACAAAACTATATTTTTTCCGGGCGATCCAGCAGAACGAGTTTATTTTCTTCTCAAAGGTGCCGTGAAGCTCTCCAGGGTGTATGAGGCAGGAGAAGAAATAACGGTGGCATTGCTACGAGAAAACAGTGTTTTTGGTGTTTTATCCTTACTAACAGGAAACAAATCCGATCGGTTTTATCATGCGGTAGCATTCACGCCAGTAGAATTACTCTCGGCTCCAATTGAACAAGTAGAGCAAGCACTCAAAGAAAACCCTGAATTATCTATGTTGATGCTGCGAGGACTTTCTTCGCGGATATTACAAACTGAGATGATGATTGAAACTCTTGCTCACCGAGATATGGGTTCAAGATTAGTAAGCTTTTTACTAATCCTGTGTCGAGATTTTGGAGTACCTTGCGCTGATGGAATAACTATCGATTTAAAGTTATCTCATCAAGCAATTGCTGAAGCAATTGGTTCTACTCGCGTTACCGTTACAAGATTGTTAGGTGACTTACGAGAAAAAAAGATGATTTCAATACACAAGAAGAAAATTACCGTACACAAACCAGTTACTTTGAGTCGGCAATTTACTTAA
- a CDS encoding DUF3084 domain-containing protein, whose protein sequence is MTTAFILITAILILGGVIATVGDRIGTRVGKKRLSLFNLRPKKTAVVVTILTGIGISASTLASLFLVDEGLRKGVFELEDIQKDLRRKREQLEGTATNLEITKRELAEARNQQAQAQKRLEAINRSLQAANTKQRQTQAQLNQTIKQQARTQALLQDTQNKLNQVATRYKKAIDELQSIINQRDNKIEEIKQLKAESSQLKEDRRRLIADAKKALAQAEAAINKRDRELAKRQEAIEKRDEKIVQLDKQIQQRNSEITAREQMITQRQKVINEKQARLSELERQQSSLEQQLAKLGQSNRDLRLGKLALVRGQVIAEAVVSVEKPAAAKQAVIKLLQEANRSALNKLSEPGSNLSQDGKSSILFATAKQIEQLSKQIDDGREYVVRIFSAGNYVRGEKRIEFFADAAPNQVVFQRGEVLATTTADPQNMTPDQLKQRLELLISASQFRARNAGILESIQIDRTFIKFASLLRQYNQSLDIKAVAANDTYRAGPLKVKLVAILNGKIIFST, encoded by the coding sequence ATGACTACCGCGTTTATCCTGATAACCGCAATTCTAATTTTGGGAGGCGTAATTGCCACCGTCGGCGATCGCATTGGCACGCGGGTGGGCAAAAAAAGGCTCTCACTTTTTAACCTGCGTCCTAAAAAGACTGCCGTTGTGGTGACGATTTTGACGGGAATCGGTATTTCTGCTTCAACTTTAGCGAGTTTGTTTTTAGTTGATGAAGGATTGCGTAAAGGTGTGTTTGAGCTTGAGGATATTCAAAAAGATTTGAGGAGGAAGCGAGAACAGCTCGAAGGCACTGCAACTAATCTTGAAATTACTAAAAGAGAGTTGGCAGAAGCTAGAAACCAACAGGCGCAAGCCCAGAAAAGATTAGAAGCAATCAACCGCTCGCTGCAAGCTGCAAACACCAAACAACGGCAAACCCAAGCCCAACTCAATCAAACTATTAAGCAGCAAGCTCGCACTCAAGCTTTGTTGCAAGATACTCAAAACAAACTCAATCAAGTTGCAACTCGCTACAAAAAAGCTATTGACGAATTGCAAAGCATAATCAACCAAAGAGACAATAAAATTGAGGAAATTAAGCAGCTTAAAGCAGAAAGCTCGCAACTCAAAGAAGATAGAAGACGATTAATTGCAGATGCTAAAAAAGCTTTAGCTCAAGCCGAAGCCGCAATTAACAAGCGCGATCGCGAATTAGCTAAACGCCAAGAAGCCATTGAAAAGCGGGATGAAAAAATTGTTCAGCTTGATAAACAAATTCAACAGCGTAATTCTGAGATTACAGCCCGCGAGCAAATGATTACTCAAAGACAAAAAGTAATCAACGAAAAGCAAGCGCGGCTTTCAGAGTTAGAACGACAGCAATCTTCCTTAGAGCAACAACTGGCAAAATTGGGACAATCCAATCGGGATTTGCGTTTGGGTAAGTTAGCTTTAGTCAGGGGACAAGTTATTGCTGAAGCAGTTGTTAGTGTAGAAAAACCCGCAGCTGCCAAACAAGCAGTAATTAAGTTATTGCAGGAAGCAAACCGTTCTGCTCTTAATAAATTAAGCGAACCTGGAAGTAATTTATCACAAGATGGAAAATCATCAATTCTTTTTGCTACTGCAAAACAAATTGAGCAATTAAGCAAGCAGATTGATGATGGCAGAGAATATGTAGTGCGAATTTTTTCCGCAGGAAATTATGTCCGGGGAGAAAAACGCATCGAATTTTTTGCTGATGCAGCACCCAATCAAGTCGTTTTTCAAAGAGGTGAGGTACTAGCAACTACCACAGCAGATCCTCAAAACATGACACCAGATCAACTCAAACAGCGACTGGAGTTATTAATTTCTGCTTCTCAATTTCGTGCCCGTAATGCTGGTATTTTAGAAAGTATTCAAATAGACCGTACTTTTATTAAATTTGCATCTTTATTAAGACAGTACAATCAATCATTAGATATCAAAGCTGTGGCGGCAAATGATACTTATAGAGCCGGACCTTTAAAAGTTAAACTGGTAGCGATATTAAATGGAAAAATAATCTTTAGTACTTAG
- the fabI gene encoding enoyl-ACP reductase FabI, producing the protein MLDLTGKNALVTGIANNRSIAWGIAQQLHKAGANIGVTYLPDEKGKMEKKVKDLVEPLSPSLFLPCNVQDDEQVKSTFDTIKDKWGSIDILIHCLAFAKKDDLTGGFSETSREGFSLALEISAYSLALLAGAAKPLMSEGGSIVTLTYLGGVRAIPNYNVMGVAKAALESSVRYLAAELGEQNIRVNAISAGPIRTLASSAVGGILDMIHHVEQVAPLKRTVTQLEVGNAAAFLCSDLASGITGQVLYVDAGYEITGM; encoded by the coding sequence ATGCTGGATCTGACAGGGAAAAACGCGCTCGTCACAGGTATTGCTAATAACCGTTCTATTGCTTGGGGTATAGCCCAACAACTGCATAAAGCAGGAGCAAATATTGGTGTTACCTATTTACCTGACGAGAAAGGAAAAATGGAGAAAAAGGTCAAGGATTTAGTCGAACCGCTTTCTCCTAGTTTGTTTTTGCCATGTAATGTCCAAGATGACGAGCAAGTAAAATCAACTTTTGATACCATCAAGGACAAATGGGGTTCGATAGATATTTTGATTCATTGTCTTGCTTTCGCGAAAAAAGACGACTTAACCGGAGGTTTTAGCGAAACTTCTCGCGAAGGCTTTAGTTTAGCTTTGGAAATCAGCGCTTATTCTTTAGCTTTATTAGCCGGTGCAGCCAAGCCTTTGATGTCCGAGGGAGGCAGCATTGTGACTCTCACATACTTGGGTGGTGTCAGAGCAATTCCTAATTACAATGTTATGGGAGTTGCGAAAGCAGCATTAGAATCGAGCGTGCGTTATCTAGCAGCAGAACTTGGAGAACAAAATATTCGCGTCAATGCAATTTCGGCAGGTCCCATCCGTACTTTAGCTTCAAGCGCGGTGGGTGGCATTTTAGATATGATCCATCATGTAGAGCAAGTAGCACCCTTAAAACGCACCGTTACCCAGCTAGAAGTGGGAAATGCAGCAGCTTTCCTATGTAGCGATTTAGCAAGTGGAATTACAGGTCAAGTTTTGTACGTTGATGCAGGATACGAAATTACAGGAATGTAA